GGCCGCGAAGCCGAAGCTCGCGGCGACGGTCAGACCGCCGGCCGCGGCGAGAAGGTGTCTGCGATTCAGGTCAGGTCGTCCCATTCCCTGCCCTATCTGTTCGAGATATCGAATTGCGCCCGTAACTTCGAACGGACGCTAAGCAGGAAGCGCTTTCTAGTCAATGGGGCCCACAGCAAAATCGGATCGCATGACGGGGACAGTTCAGGGCGCGTACTCTCGAACGGCCCGTCCTACGGCGGCGGGAGAGCTCAGGGGGTGGGATGGACATCGCGGGCGCGCGCAGAAGTGCGGCCCGGATCGCCTCGGCGCTACGGCGCACCCGTGCGACCTCGGCCATGCGCGATCTGGTCACCCACCTCACCACCGCGATCCGTGCGAGACCCCGTCCCCCGGCCGGCGTGCCGGAGCTGTGCCGGGCCCTGTGCCAGGAGATGAGCGCCCGCCGCGGAGGGCGGCCCGTCGAGCTGCGCTTCGAGCGGATCCCCGACGAGATCGCGGTCACCGGACTGTGGGTGGAGTTCCAGGACTTCGACCTCGTCATCGTGGAGGAACGAGCCGAAGAGATGCAGCAACTGGTCATATTGGGCCATGAGTTGTGGCATCTGCACGCCAGGCACGCCCACCATCACACGGCCGCGGCCCACGCGCTCGCCGGCCGGCCCGGCTGGGACTCCGTCGCCCTGACCGTGGCCGCCCGCAACGGCTCCCGCGAGGCGGACGAGGCCGAGGCCGACGACTTCGGTCACCGGCTGGCGGCGGCGTTCCGGCTGTCGGTACCCTCGCCGGGCTCCGCGGTGCGGCCCGACACCGTCCAGAGATCCCTCGGCTACCGCGGAGGCCGAGCCCGGTGACCCACCCAGCCCTGGCGCAGCACACGGCCGCCTCCATCACCGGCCTGTACGTCTCCTTCTGGCTCCCCGGCCTGGTCCTCACCGCCGCCCTGGTGATCAAACTGCCCAGCATCCTCAAGCTGTGGCGGGACCCGCTGCTGCGCGCCGTGGCCGGCCTGCTGCTGTTCGCCTGCGCGGTGTTCGTCTTCGCGGCCCCCAGCACCATCGCCTGGACGAACCGCGTCACCGGCGTCCCCAACATCGCCGCACCCTGGGTGTACTCGCTGCTCACCGCGCTCTGCGCGTCCTGGCTGCTGCTGGTCGTGCACTGGCGCAACGGCCGCACCGAGCGCAACGCCCGGACCCGGCGGGCGACCCGCTGGGTGATCTGCGCGTACGCGGGTGTGGTCGTCCTGCTGTGGGTGCTGTTCGCGCTCGCCGACGTGCCCGTGGAGCAGATCCGGAACCTGGACACGTACTACGCCAACACGCCGTACATGCGGGAGATGATCCTTCTCTACCTGCTCGGGCACATGGTGGCCAGCCTGGTCACCTCGCGCCTGGTGTGGAACTGGATCCGCACCGACGGTCTCGACGCCTGGCTGCGCTGGGGGCTGCGGTTCCTCGGGGCGGGCTTCGCGACGAACCTGCTGTTCAGCCTCGCCAAGCTCACGGCGGTCGGAGCCCGCTGGACCGGGCACGACCTGGACTGGCTGAACACCAACATCGCGCCGTCGGCCGCCTGCATCGCCGCCACGCTCGTCGCGGTCGGCTTCATCGTCCCGCACTCCGGCCAGTACCTTCACGAGCGCTGGCTGGTGCGCCGCCGCCACCGCACGCTCAGGCCCCTGGCCCGGCTGGTGCGGACCGTCGCGGGCAGCCGCGAACCGCTCGCCCTGCGCGCCACCCCCGAGATGCGGCTGATCCGCCGCGAGACGTTCATCCGCGACGCCCTCCTCCAGCTGGCGCGCTTCCTCGACGAGGGGCTGCGCGTCCGCGCCCACCGGGCAGCCCTCGATCTCGGCCTCGACCGTGGCCGGGCCCAGGCCCTCGCCGCCGCCGTGACGATCCTGGACGCCGTCGAGACCAGGCGCAGCGACCCGGACGCTCCCGGCACGGGCGACACCGACACCCTCTACCTGTTGCAGGAGATCCAGGCCGTGTCCGAGGCCCTGCACCGAACCGACGAGATCAAGGCGGTCCGCGCCGCAGCGGCCGTCCCGGCAGAGAGCATGTCCACGCATGAGTGAACGCCCCTCCCCCGCCTCGGTAGCCGTAGTCCTCGGGGGATCCCATACGGGCATGCTCGCGGCGGCCGCGCTGGCCGGCCTCGCCGACCGGGTCGTCGTGGTCGAGCGGGACGACCTGCCCGAGGAGCCCGCGCCCCGCAGAGGCCTGCCGCAGGCCCGGCACGCCCACATGCTGTGGTCGGGCGGCGTACGGGCCATGGAGGAGCTGC
This is a stretch of genomic DNA from Streptomyces sp. NBC_00285. It encodes these proteins:
- a CDS encoding toxin-antitoxin system, toxin component family protein, translated to MDIAGARRSAARIASALRRTRATSAMRDLVTHLTTAIRARPRPPAGVPELCRALCQEMSARRGGRPVELRFERIPDEIAVTGLWVEFQDFDLVIVEERAEEMQQLVILGHELWHLHARHAHHHTAAAHALAGRPGWDSVALTVAARNGSREADEAEADDFGHRLAAAFRLSVPSPGSAVRPDTVQRSLGYRGGRAR
- a CDS encoding MAB_1171c family putative transporter, giving the protein MTHPALAQHTAASITGLYVSFWLPGLVLTAALVIKLPSILKLWRDPLLRAVAGLLLFACAVFVFAAPSTIAWTNRVTGVPNIAAPWVYSLLTALCASWLLLVVHWRNGRTERNARTRRATRWVICAYAGVVVLLWVLFALADVPVEQIRNLDTYYANTPYMREMILLYLLGHMVASLVTSRLVWNWIRTDGLDAWLRWGLRFLGAGFATNLLFSLAKLTAVGARWTGHDLDWLNTNIAPSAACIAATLVAVGFIVPHSGQYLHERWLVRRRHRTLRPLARLVRTVAGSREPLALRATPEMRLIRRETFIRDALLQLARFLDEGLRVRAHRAALDLGLDRGRAQALAAAVTILDAVETRRSDPDAPGTGDTDTLYLLQEIQAVSEALHRTDEIKAVRAAAAVPAESMSTHE